The sequence below is a genomic window from Hyperolius riggenbachi isolate aHypRig1 chromosome 7, aHypRig1.pri, whole genome shotgun sequence.
TACCCTGAGCGTGACCCCAGTGGACCCCGCACAAGTGCATGTGGTGTGGAAGAGGGAAGGGAAAAAGGTGCTGACGTACGCAGATAAGATTACTGCCTTCAGACCCGGGGCTCTGATCACAGAGGAGCAGCTCGCACTCGGCGATGCCTCACTTTCTCTCCATAACGTCACCCAGGAGGACACCGGCTACTATTCCTGCAGCATACGGCTGGCGTCAGAACAGGCCACACAGGTCACCAACCTAATGGTTAAAGGTGAGAGCTGACTGTCAGTCTATGGATATCGTGCTGTGTGCCATGTTGCAATACTGCTTGTCCAGACAAGTACTACACCACTGAGGTAGCCAGCCGAGGTCAGCATCCACAATCACTAGGTAGATTTCTTCCCtccaaaatacccccccccccctccaacataGGGCAGCAGCAAGAAGTTGAGTTGTATATAAATGTTAGGGCGGGGTGGTGGGGTCTTCAGGATTAGGCACTGGGGGGAGGAGTTTATGGCTAGGCGCCCACCTAGAGTTAGGCGTGGGAGGGAGTTACAGTGgaaattaacttttactcattgcataattgtgttcctttcctattgtttatagggcattcctcaagccaaatactttttttgtttttgttttaatactctaattccctataaactaaacaagtcacgctcacaggttttcagagagcctcggcattttcagacagtagcaagggctcatgggagctcagtctgggcaggaggagggggaggtattactagccagagatttcagaggcagaggggaggagggaggaggagggggattaggtttttttgctcaagatacagataagcatgcctgtgtaatgtttacaaacaacatggctgctatcattgtatcacaggaagaaataatcatattctattgaagctgtttgcagctagatttgctgtgtaaactgtctaaactttagataagatatataaacaagttacttcttatagttagtttttcatctcggatccactttaaggttaggTGACCAACATGGAAGTttcagtgttaggcaccacctaagTGGTCCTTAGtgctaagcaccaccagggggaatcaGTTAGCGTTAGGCCTCATAGAGAGAGGGTTCTTTgttagaatagggttaggtttggggaatagtaaaatatctgtaaatattcTCTACGGTAAATGCGCAGTAGAGCTTACCCGATTTGAGAACTACTGACATAAGCTCTCCATGCACAAACCTGTGTATGCAGGGCTGGTAATCAGCAGCATGTGAGGAGAGGACAAACAGACTGTCCAAGGGCAAAAAGACCACAGGGGGGCTGAGAGTTGTAAGGGGGACCCAAGTACTACTTCTCTCCCTGTGAATGGGTCCAACCTtctgatcaggtgtttttgtagctacaaTTGCTATTGGTgttaagattatgatggccacacttgttttaggacccttgctagatgggcccccaggctgtgagggtcactaggGGTAAGCAAGAGAAGGGGAATGATTATTGGAGGGCCCTAACAAAGATTCACTGGGGGGTCCAACGATTAGTGGTTATGCCCCTAAAACTCAATAAGAAAAATATCCTTTGAATCCTATAGAAGTGCCTTGGAGTAAGATAGCCTTTTTACATGGTACAGTATGTACAAATCAACCCAATCTTTTCTGTGTCTCATCAGATTATCGGCACATCCATGTTGAAGGAACGGTAGTAGTCATGAACCGCAGCAACGAGTTACGCTGCTCAGCCAGTAATTTGTCATCTTCGGACGTGATGTTTGAGTGGATGAAAAACGGAGCTGTCCTCAGCACCTCAATCCCGCAGGCGATAGAAGCGTCCAATAACGAGAGTTATAAAGTTCAGAGCTCCTTCTGCTTCACACCTGTCCCCGGAGACAACAAGGCCCACTACGCCTGTCAAATCCAGCAAAAAACATACGCTTATCCGCTGAAGAAGACTTTCCAGATCACTGATGGAGGTATGACTTTGTATTCCCTTCATCGTGCATGAAACACAATACCATAATCAATGTTTTCCCCAGAaagtttttccagccgggtggcaggaaaaagtagccgggtggggcaagatgatacAATGCAGGGcctgtgcttctgtgtgcaactctgcctacagcataggaggaggcgagctgataacagccgggtggagcacccagctaaaagagcgctggggagaacactgccataaTGTTAAAGTCCAGgggctttcctctactgaggtaagtataagACAGGCTTCCACAGTCCACCATAGGTTCCCACCCCTGAAGCCTTTCAACACATCATAGTCACCCCCTCAATCTCCTGGGcattggaggaggggaggaacACCTTGCTAAAAACTATGGACAAGCCATGTGAGTTGATATTGATACAGCCCATTAAGCAACAGACCCCCTAGTGACATAGCCCCCATACTGAGAGGCTACTTACTGACATAGCCACCTTAGTAACTAAGCCTCCTTAGTGATGACACTTGAcagtcagcctattgggccaataaaagtgcggggatcacgttttagaaagccactggacctgacagggctcAGAGCTTGATTAAAGGAGCGGCCGTCATTTCAAAGGAGTGCGCGCAGGTTAGCAGCGCACGCTACGCAGCACTACCACACGTAGCATGCACACAGAGATTTTAACTTTCGCTACGCAATTTAATCTgcgcttaatgaatcaacctgtAAGTCTCTTAAAGTGACATTATTCCCTTAGTAACTCTTTAGTAACAGACCTTCTGTTAAagaccccctaagagtcccttgcAAAAGAGAAAAATTAGGAAAATTGAAAGTTACAAAGTTGCAGAGTAATttggattgaaaaaagacatacagtacGTCAAATTCAAGCAGAAAATActtgcctgcaccctcacatatgtcagttgaaggcgaaaaacccttacaaggcatggtctaattagcccTAAAGGgggaaaaatccttcctgacttcagatggcaatcagataaaatccctggaccaACACTGCCGGTAATTCCCTAGTAACTATAGCTGTGGATGTccctcaatgcaaggaaagcatccagctaccccccccccccccttaaaggagttatcaggcattgtaaagcaaaataagtgctacttacccggggcttcgtccagccccaagctcccagcatatccctcgccgcagctctgcatgcagccgttcgccgcagctccatcccggtccccagcgatgacgtcaggctgacctactgcgcctgcgcagtacgctccggtccacgtggcggtgattgacagccccGCTCGCGTagacgcagtacaggccgacctccaggtcagcctgacATCAACGCCGCGGACCGGGAGGCAGAGGCAACGAAtggctgtgggcagagctgcggcgagggatatgctgggagcttggggctggacgaagccccgggtaagtagcacttattttgctttacaatgcctgataactcctttaaatgtagatatagaatttgtcataactacttcctgtggtaatacgTATTTCCTCCATgtacagatcatgtcccctagtcctttgcacaagcctaaggacaaaaagctcatctaccaagtttttatattgccctctgatgtatttatacatgttaatttgcTCTCCTCTAAGACGTCTTTTCTccaaactaaataagcccagtttatctaactttttctggtaagtgagaccttccattcctTTAATCAGTGTTGTTGCTCGtccctgcacctgctctaaaactgtaatatccttcctgtaatgtggagcccagaactaaattccatattccatATGTGGCCTTACTAGGGAGTGAAACGGGaattattatgctagcatcccgagtttttatttcccttttaatgcatcccaaaaattgtatttgctgtagctgcagctgcttggcattgaataagaTTATTTAACTGTTGTTAGGAAAGTGTGCACACAGCTTTAGTAATACCTCCAAGTCTCTTTAACAAACGCACTATTAAtgccttcttttcttttttcttctagtTCGGCCATTTGTCTCTTTCTACCTTGCAAGCAAAACCAAAAAGAATTCATCCTTAATCTGTTTGGTGACGGGTTTTTACCCTGATGACTTCAGCCTGGCAATAAAAAGAGGTGGACAAGTCCTGGGATACAAACTGCATAAATGGCTGAACAAAAATGGAACCTACTCAGCAGAGGCCAATTGTCCCACCAATATATTATTCAACGACAGTGAGGTTGAGTACACGTGTACCGTTCACCACCCTACAATTCCCCACGGTGAAACAGAGAGGCTGACATTCTTGGGTAAGCAGACTATtcaacagtatatatatattatacagttaAAACACAGGATTCCTGATCAGAGTATAGGCAAAACTCAGTTTGCAAAATAGATGTTGAATGTGGGCTAAAACATGGTAGGTGTCTGTAGACCACGCTGCCCTGCAGTAgcaaatagtgatggtcatgtctagaactcatggacacgcatgtgatcagatcggtcaggtgatagatatgtatcgctgggaatacacaatgggatttttcagcagatttactgtccgatcgattttccgatcgtttttccaattgtttttccgatcgatttccattcacttctgagaaataaatcagaaaaactattgaaaatcagatcggaaatttcggaaattatctatcaaaccatctatctgccagaaaatctcatggtgtattcccagcataccgtatatactcggctataagtcgagaaatttaggtctgatctacttttgtaaagtaggggggtcgacttatactcgtgtcagacctaaatttctgacttgtaGCTGAGTATCAATTgacccctctgctctgcatctgctGCAGTATGATCCCACTAGTGCTGCCAGCCAAGCGGATTTTATCCCCCTGCTCTATGATTCCTAGATGCCACAATGCTGTGCCCCCCTGCAAGCAGGAGAATGGACTAACCCCCGCTCATTACTTATTctctcaggcggcagctgagaatGCTGGTCCCCGCTGAGCATGTGATGCTCCGGCGGCTGCCGGGGTAGGAGCCGCTCacttttccccattaaaatgaataatacagctctctccctggcactcgctgtaTGTGCTGACACTTCAGGGAGGAGCAGCAATTAGATGGGCATGGGACAATGATGAGAATGGCGGGGGGCGGAGATTAAATCGCCGGTGTCCTGTCATGAAATGCTGCTTGCATCAGGGATAGGCAGGTGAGGACAGTGATCGGTGGCTGGAACGGAGGGATTTAGAGCGGCTCCTACAACCGCTGCGGGAGTAGAAGCTGCTCTAAAAATCCTTCTGTTCCAGCCACCGATCACTGTCCTGACCTGCCTATCCCTGATGCAAGCAGCTTTTCATGACAGGACACCGGCGATAAAGCTTCATTGACAGTGCGGTATCCTCTATACTCCCTCCTTTCCGCTCTCTGTCCAATAGTACAGCGcgactcccgatgtcacatgacacatgaagtcacatgacatcaggAACCGGAGCTGTACTATTGGACAGAGAGCGGCATGAATGGAGAGTGTATAGAGGATTCAGCGCTGGCAATCGAACTGTAAGTGTTGGCTTCTGCTGCAGTGCTCACTGTGATCGCacagaggggggggagagaggatggAAGCACAAAATAGTTTAGCATTGCGGGGAAGGGGACAGAAAGAAGCTGCCTTCCCAGCGCATAACATTACAGAGTtgtgctgggagggaggggggattttcaGTGTGTTGCAGGTGATTTAGCACtgtggggagggatagagagatgctggctgctggggctctgggaagggtttattgtttaaagcagacctgatctcagatctttctctctgctctaaaagatatgcaatagcatgatatcctttaaaagaaaaatgccttttgtttgcagatgaattgcagaatttgtatcagctgtagtgtgtctacttcctgctttcatggaagcaggcatattgttaacatcctgtgctttcaaatgagtttatctgccttgtcaggtgacacagagaagagatcaaattacaacttgttattagacacagatgagtagggattagacaggctaaactctcttaatacatacagtttgcatttctctatgttttcattaTGTCTTGTGCAAGGCTTCAAGTCTactgtgcagccattaactttgctagatagacttatacttgagttattaaaaaattccagcttaagagggtcaaatagtggggtcgacttatacacgaagtcgacttatatccgagtatatacggtaagtctctgatttgctggtcatgatcatgtgctaaagcaagatgtgatcacagcaaatcaaagctttgcaaatcagctgatcaaacaaatcacatgctcctctgtgagttctcctagacacagACATGTTTTTATTGACCTTTATTGAAATACAAatcacatattaaaaaaaaaaacggaaaaaaaaaacgcagaccATCTGTCTGAATctaaaatacacacacaaaaaaaaaatacacaaattgcatacaaatgtacAGTATTAAAAACCAATATCATTGAAAAACATGACTTGCAAAAATTGGTGGTAGTCTAGTTTAGGAGAccaagcaggaaacctcatatggaacagttctccaatcacagcaccctctacggaATAAagggttgtgattggctgaatagtgtgagtATAGTTTACTACAACTTATCCTAAACCTAGCAGCATGGAATaaagcgttgtgattggttgaatagTGTGAGTATTGTATACTACAACTTATCCTAAACCTAGCAGCATGGaataaagcattgtgattggctgaatagtgtgagtATTGTATACTACAACTTATCCTAAACCTAGCAGCATGGaataaagcattgtgattggctgaatagtgtgagtATTGTATACTACAACTTATCCTAAACCTAGCAGCATGGAATAAagggttgtgattggctgaatagtgtgagtATTGTATACTACAACTTATCCTAAACCTAGCAGCATGGAataaagcgttgtgattggctgaatggtgtgAGTATTGTATACTACAACTTATCCTCAACCTAGCAGCATGGAATAAagggttgtgattggctgaatagtgtgagtATTGTATACTACAACTTATCCTCAACCTAGCAGCATGGAATAAagggttgtgattggctgaatagtgtgagtATTGTATACTACAACTTATCCTAAACCTAGCAGCATGGAATaaagcgttgtgattggttgaatagTGTGAGTATTGTATACTACAACTTATCCTCAACCTAGCAGCATGGAataaagcgttgtgattggctgaatagtgtgagtATTGTATACTACAACTTATCCTAAACCTAGCAGCATGGAataaagcgttgtgattggctgaatagtgtgagtATTGTATACTACAACTTATCCTAAACCTAGCAGCATGGaataaagcattgtgattggctgaatagtgtgggtatTGTATACTACAACTTATCCTAAACCTAGCAGGTTTCAAGGTGGATCCCCTAACCTAGACTAGCACCCAAAATGTAATAAGTGTGAACCATGCCATTCATTGGAACTGCTGtggaaaatgtgcatgttttcacaagcAAAAGCACATGGCATCCCCTAATAGTGAATTTCAGTGGATACAGGGCCTAAGGATACTCCTGTGTGATTAGTCATGAAATGTCCATCTCCTGACCTTTAGTTTTCTATGCTTGCAGTTGACCCTTACGTACCGAAAGGATTATGGATTACTCCTCTCGTCATCTTTCTGCTGATATTCATGCTGGCAATTTTCACCAAACAAGGTAAGTCCGTCCATGGCTGGTTTGTCCGCAGCAGTGTGAATGTGTCTTTATCACTTTCACTGCCTAACTCTCTCCCAAACTGCTCCTCTGGCCATGCAAGATTCTGGCCATCCCTTTCCTAGTGAAttgtacatgatcgtgtgctcctttcctggtattactgggcctacctaaccagcccgaatcacatgatcatgtatcctgTAACCTCCCCCTTCCCTAGCGtactctacatgattgtgtgctcctctcctatgacagccttgtacttgtattactgggcctacctaaccagcccaaatcacatgatcatgtatcttgtaatcTCTCccctccctagtgtattctacatgatcgtgtgctcctctcctatgacagcctgtacttgtattactgggcctacctaaccagcccaaatcacatgaccatgtatcttgtaccctctcccctccctagtgtattctacatgatcgtgtgctcctctcctatgacagcctgtacttgtattactgggcctacctaaccagcccaaatcacatgaccatgtaccttgtaccctctcccttccctagtgtaccctacatgattgtgtgctcctttcctatgacagccttgtacttgtattactgggcctacctaaccagcccaaatcacatgatcatgtatcttgtaccctctcccttccctagtgtattctacatgatggtgtgctcctttcctatacagcctcatacttgtgttACTGGGCcttcctaaccagcccaaatcacatggccatgtatcttgtaccctctcccttccctagtgtattctacatgattgtgtgctcctttcctatacagcctcatacttgtgttACTGGGCcttcctaaccagcccaaatcacatggccatgtatcttgtaccctctcccttccctagtgtattctacatgatggtgtgctcctctcctatgacagcctgtacttgtattactgggcctacctaaccagcccatatcacatgaccatgtatcttgtaccctctcccttccctagtgtattctacatgatggtgtgctcctctcctatgacagcctgtacttgtattactgggcctacctaaccagcccatatcacatgaccatgtatcttgtaccctcttccttccctagtgtattctacatgatggtgtgctcctctcctatgacagcctgtacttgtattactgggcctacctaaccagcccatatcacatgatcatgtatcttgtaccctgtttgccttgtacaGCTTTGCCCtacgttgtataaccttgttacgttaCATCTGTCATCCTTTATACCATtgcatgtatttattgtccagggcTGCGTAATATCCCTAGTCTGTAGGCTAGCGACAAGTCTGTATAGAACTTGGCCTGAACTGTTGCCCAATCATGTCCTGAACCCTGCAGGATGACATTCTTTGTACATGCCTACCCAGATAAAAATGTATTATTGTATCAGTATTTATAGAATTAACTTGATTTCGGCAATGGCTGCCAGGCCATCTTGTCCTTGGGCAGCCggatagcatactggttaaggTTGCTCCCTTTGATGAagggtttgagcctttgaccagggttcaaatcctgcctcAAGCCaatatgtaaaacagtaaggagtcattgggcaaggctccctagtgATTCTGCATGCCCTAAGTGGCAGCAGCTCttcggcgctttgagtctgctaggagaaacgcatgatataaatgttatgtgtcttggcAGTCCAAGGGTTAATACGCTATCTACAGCTAAGCAGGGAAGAGCTGTCTGAGGGGAATCATCTGAGTAGGTCAATGCTAAGGCAGTGACTCATGCTTGTGTTTTATATATCCCAAACTGGCGCAGTTCCTTGCCTCAGGAAATGAGTCCCATGTTGTGAATAAATGCCAGCAGTTTATGCGCATAGacatgttttaaagggaacctgaggtagaggctgctatatttc
It includes:
- the LOC137525392 gene encoding uncharacterized protein, which translates into the protein MSPELLILLVLLVTVACAQLRITSPPSPVEADIGATAVLQCTFTLSVTPVDPAQVHVVWKREGKKVLTYADKITAFRPGALITEEQLALGDASLSLHNVTQEDTGYYSCSIRLASEQATQVTNLMVKDYRHIHVEGTVVVMNRSNELRCSASNLSSSDVMFEWMKNGAVLSTSIPQAIEASNNESYKVQSSFCFTPVPGDNKAHYACQIQQKTYAYPLKKTFQITDGVRPFVSFYLASKTKKNSSLICLVTGFYPDDFSLAIKRGGQVLGYKLHKWLNKNGTYSAEANCPTNILFNDSEVEYTCTVHHPTIPHGETERLTFLVDPYVPKGLWITPLVIFLLIFMLAIFTKQVTEISGDKNWTEGRIAALKCSLKGRYPRTITAVWLVRQRDREFEVKERGSLYTAGNYTELQEQDMYTCWNVVKRTFVGGLCHSICSILCFQVHKDKHNQAEFVCRFMRGGKVLAEKVFSGNVLDNYGFYSASEVCVPETCNEGEKLTLSCEMKGSIPQDIRFTWEKSLNERRTPILKDQEDNYQITENKSQGQMTAFLTFCPSCEDSQTKYTCTFFDSEGRILAERTSKSLKVVEPKKDNWCRTYRDWGFRAFEESVITEM